The nucleotide sequence TTTGACGAATACGACGTGAAAGTAGTGCGAAGCAGCAATGGAGCTTCTCAGGCGCGATACAGAATTCTGACAGAAATTGAATTGTTCGGGAAAAGATATCCTATTTTCCTTACCCTAAGCGATCGTGAAGAGATGCGTTATCCTGTTTTATTAGGCAGGAAATTTTTAACAAAGCGATTTTTTGTCGATATCAATAAAACCAATCTGTCGCACAAACTAAAACGTAAAAATGAACATTAAGATATTATCGGCAAGCCCTGGTCTATACTCCACGCAACGACTTGTTGAAGCCGGAAAAAAAAGAAAGCATACGGTAGAGATCATCGACCACACCAAATGCGAT is from Constantimarinum furrinae and encodes:
- a CDS encoding ATP-dependent zinc protease family protein, with product MKRKIGRVDKADFPLLDLYDVDVKIDTGAYTSTIHCKNVTVEDNYLKCNFLDEDHPEYHEREIIFDEYDVKVVRSSNGASQARYRILTEIELFGKRYPIFLTLSDREEMRYPVLLGRKFLTKRFFVDINKTNLSHKLKRKNEH